agggcacacgcagcaccaggcagaattaatgacgtccctgatccacagctcaagcccagccacccgctgcctcctcgccgcctcctcccgggaccttcaaggaccacccaccagccactggtacacattccaatcttacacaatggccccagcatcacagggcatctcctgacattaaaatctatcctgatttctgttgtttttcccctcatctctgagccgctgagtgtgagtgtgagtgtgtgtgtgtgtgtgtgtgtgtgtgtctctctctcttttacacaaaaaacacatgtcagttgttaaggaaaatgttataaaacacttcttcagtaaagactcagagaagagaaacacacagaacttcttgctagcaagggcagcctccactctaagagactccagtgagagaactgccccggtctttattttatactccattgagcgtgtgtgtgtgcgtgtgtgtgtgtgtgtgtgtgtgtgtgttgacagagagagagagacagagagagagagagagagagagagagagaggagagatacaaaggaatgtaattcaaattttgcacttcagaccttacagtgtgtgtgtgtgtgtgtgtgtgtgtgtgtgtgtgtgtctgtcttttacacaaaaaatgcacttgcaacaactttaatatggaatgtactggacttcccagctaggcgcctcctgtggatgacaggtgcaattgattgtcaaaagcagatatctaacagcttctgacactttgtaccgcattgagccagcagagggagcccccctggttcaatcccagctgcacagcagttgtgaccagcttctgtctgtgtgctttggtgtgtgtgagtgtgtgtgtgtgtgtgtgttgacagagagagagagagacagagagagagagagagagagagagagagagggagagatacaaaggaatgtaattcaaattttgcacttcagaccttactgtgtgtgtgtgtgtgtgtgtgtgtgtgtgttgacagagagagagagagagagagagagagagagagggagagatacaaaggaatgtaattcaaattttgcacttcagaccttactctgtgtgtgtgtgtgtgtgtgtgtgtgtgtgtgtgtgtgtgtgtgtgtgtgtgtgtgtgtgtgtgtgtgtgtgtgtctgtcttttacacaaaaaatgcacttgcaacaactttaatatggaatgtactggacttcccagctaggcgccctcctgtggacgacaggtgcaatcccagttgcacagcacttgaccagcttctgtgtgtgtgtgtgtgtgtgtgtgtgtgtgtgtgtgtgtgtgtgtgtgtgtgacagacagacagacagacagacagagagggagattcaaagcatcaggaccaggagatgacacagtgctccaaaggcctggttctgctgcctcctcctccacccacctgctgcagatgcttctgtgaagggaaactgctacatgttatgtcaccgatccctgccatgctgcgtgtctaacgacccggcaggcctgctgagtacagtggtggtggaatcggcccgatcggacactcctatctgccactttgacctttttattccgtcaaatttggacccatttacaccaagtccagaaccgttggtgctatcgacatggggtcttcaccagcgcgtgcggagcggcagaaacaccccacgtagacaccactttcatccctctacgacacttactttcccagttattccattttattccgtcaagctctggctaaatccccttaacctaaccaaccctaatcatacctgcatttgtccactggaggagacaaaaaaaccaagctctgagattcaaattttgaactgcagacctcacagtgtctgtgtgtgtgtgtgtgtgtgtgtgcgctttggtgtgtttgctttggtgtgtgtgtgtgtgtgtgtgtgtgtgacagagagagagagtgacacttgctgtgtatttaagaaacaaacgctcaaagaaaccaaacagaatgacacaggcagaaagacactgttttattttggtaaccaatgatgcatttcttctccgcttgtacagtgcaccctgaagccgtgtgtggaccaggagatcagcagaacaggaaccacagagcgtcagcggcagacatccaagctgcacagggcacacgcagcaccaggcagaattaatgacgtccctgatccacagctcaagcccagccacccgctgcctcctcgccgcctcctcccgggaccttcaaggaccacccaccagccactggtacacattccaatcttacacaatggccccagcatcacagggcatctcctgacattaaaatctatcctgatttctgttgtttttccctcatctctgagccgctgagtgtgagtgtgagtgtgtgtgtgtgtgtctctctctcttttacacaaaaaacacatgtcagttgttaaggaaaatgttataaaacacttcttcagtaaagactcagagaagagaaacacacagaacttcttgctagcaagggcagcctccactctaagagactccagtgagagaactgccccggtctttattttatactccattgagcgtgtgtgtgtgtgtgtgtgtgtgtgtggtgtgtgtgtgtgtgtgtgtgtctctttttacacaaaaaatacatgtgagtgcacttgcaacaacttttaatatgcaatgtacaggacttgcttgctaggcgccatcctgtggaccaaacatgcaattgaaagatgttattttcgccggtataacaccttctgacactttgtaccgcattgagccagcagagggagcacctcttgttcaatcccagtggcacagcagctgctctgcttctgtgtgtgtgtgtgtgtgtgtgtgtgtgtgtgtgtgtgtgtgtgacagagagacagacagagagagagagagagagacacttgctgtgtatttaaaaaacaagcgctcaaacaaaccaaagagaacgacagaggcagaaagacactgtttttttgtggtaacccatgaggtcttgctatcgaattgtacagtgcatcctgaagcaaggccgagcagatgacatagtgctccacaggcctgcttctggtgcctgctcctgtaccaacctgctgcagaggcttctgtgaagggaaactgctacatgttatgtcaccaatccctgccatgctgcgtgtctaacgacccggcagggcctgctgagtacagtggtggtggacccaggccctctgcaccttcctttctccgactgggaccccttttgtcccatcctttttggtccgattcgccatatctccagaaccgaagaagccatcggcgtggcttcttcgccacagcgtccggcacccaccaaaacccccacctagacaccaacatcagccctctacacctcttactttttcagttattccacttttgtcccatcctctcctggctttttccccataacctatcatttaagcctcatcatacctgccgtgggccactggagggagacaaatcaccatgcactaaaattcaaattttgcactgcaaacctcacagtgtctgtgtctgtgtgtgtgtgtgtgtgtgtgtgtgcgctttggtgtgtgtgtgtgtgtgtgtgtgtgcgcgctttggtgtgtgtgctttgggtgtgtgtgtgtgtgtgtgacagagagagagagagagagagagagtgacacttgctgtgtatttaagaaacaaacgctcaaagaaaccaaacagaatgacacaggcagaaagacactgttttattttggtaaccaatgatgcatttcttcttcccttgtacagtgcaccctgaagccgtgtgtggaccaggagatcagcagaacaggaaccacagagcgtcagcggcagacatccaagctgcacagggcacacgcagcaccaggcagaattaatgacgtccctgatccacagctcaagcccagccacccgctgcctcctcgccgcctcctcccgggaccttcaaggaccacccaccagccactggtacacattccaatcttacacaatggccccagcatcacagggcatctcctgacattaaaatctatcctgatttctgttgtttttcctcatctctgagccgctgagtgtgagtgtgagtgtgtgtgtgtgtgtgtgtgtgtgtgtctctctctcttttacacaaaaaacacatgtcagttgttaaggaaaatgttataaaacacttcttcagtaaagactcagagaagagaaacacacagaacttcttgctagcaagggcagcctccactctaagagactccagtgagagaactgccccggtctttattttatactccattgagcgtgtgtgtgtgcgtgtgtgtgtgtgtgtgtgtgtgtgtgtgtgtgtgtgtgtgtgtctcttttacacaaaaaatacatgtgagtgcactcaacaacttttaatatgcaatgtacaggacttgcttgctaggcgccatcctgtggaccaaacatgcaattgaaagatgttattttcgccggtataacaccttctgacactttgtaccgcattgagccagcagagggagcacctcttgttcaatcccagtggcacagcagctgctctgcttctgtggtgtgtgtgtgtgtgtgtgtgtgtgtgtgtgtgtgtgtgtgtgtgtgacagagagacagacagagagagagagagagagacacttgctgtgtatttaaaaaacaagcgctcaaacaaaccaaagagaacgacagaggcagaaagacactgttttttttgtggtaacccatgaggtcttgctatcgaattgtacagtgcatcctgaagcaaggccgagcagatgacatagtgctccacaggcctgcttctggtgcctgctcctgtaccaacctgctgcagaggcttctgtgaagggaaactgctacatgttatgtcaccaatccctgccatgctgcgtgtctaacgacccggcagggcctgctgagtacagtggtggtggacccaggccctctgcaccttcctttctccgactgggacccttttgtcccatcctttttggtccgattcgccatatctccagaaccgaagaagccatcggcgtggcttcttcgccacagcgtccggcacccaccaaaaccccacctagacaccaacatcagccctctacacctcttactttttcagttattccacttttgtcccatcctctcctggctttttccccataacctatcatttaagcctcatcatacctgccgtgggccactggagggagacaaatcaccatgcactaaaattcaaattttgcactgcaaacctcacagtgtctgtgtgtgtgtgtgtgtgtgtgtgtgcgctttggtgtgtgtgtgtgtgtgtgtgtgtgcgcgctttggtgtgtgtgctttggtgtgtgtgtgtgtgtgtgacagagagagagagagagagagagagtgacacttgctgtgtatttaagaaacaaacgctcaaagaaaccaaacagaatgacacaggcagaaagacactgttttattttggtaaccaatgatgcatttcttctccgcttgtacagtgcaccctgaagccgtgtgtggaccaggagatcagcagaacaggaaccacagagcgtcagcggcagacatccaagctgcacagggcacacgcagcaccaggcagaattaatgacgtccctgatccacagctcaagcccagccacccgctgcctcctcgccgcctcctcccgggaccttcaaggaccacccaccagccactggtacacattccaatcttacacaatggccccagcatcacagggcatctcctgacattaaaatctatcctgatttctgttgttttttccctcatctctgagccgctgagtgtgagtgtgtgtgtgtgtgtgtgtgtgtggtgtgtgtgtgtgtgtgtgtgtgtgtgtgtgtgtgtgtctctctctcttttacacaaaaaacacatgtcaattgttaaggaaaatgttataaaacacttcttcagtaaagactcagagaagagaaacacacagaacttcttgctagcaagggcagcctccactctaagagactccagtgagagaactgcccggtctttattttatactccattgagcgtgtgtgtgtgtgtgtgtgtgtgtgtgtgggtgtgtgtgtgtgtgtgtgtgtgtgtgtgtgtgtgtctcttttacacaaaaaatacatgtgagtgcacttgcaacaacttttaatatgcaatgtacaggacttgccagctaggcgccatcctgtggaccaaacatgcaattgaaagatgttattttcgcgcggtataacaccttctgacactttgtaccgcattgagccagcagagggagcacctcttgttcaatcccagtggcaaagcagctgctctgcttctgtgtgtgtgtgtgtgtgtgtgtgtgtgacagagagacagacagagagagagagagagagacacttgctgtgtatttaaaaaacaagcgctcaaacaaaccaaagagaacgacagaggcagaaagacactgttttttttgtggtaacccatgaggtcttgctatcgaattgtacagtgcatcctgaagcaaggccgagcagatgacatagtgctccacaggcctgcttctggtgcctgctcctgtaccaacctgctgcagaaacagaaaaagacaagaagtcacgtaagataaaacaaagaaaataatgtaaatacacacggaaaggatttaaaggaagggggtgccataaacaaAAGTACAGTGAACAAAGGACGGGATGTCAAAAAAgacagggggtgccataaaaagaTAAAGAGACAATCCTAATAAATGTATCTGACTCCAGCAATTTGCACTAAAATTTCTAGAAAGctggttttctttctcctgCTCGCCTTGTCTGAATATGGAGTAAACacagaaagacaagaaaaaacaaggggaaaacaaagagaaaaatagtaagaaaactaaagatatgaaagacaagaagtcacgtaaaatagaaagaaaagcagaaaaagaaaaagacaagaagtcaacTTAAAAAAGCCCAAGTGGGAGGAGCTAACAAGAGTATAAAAGGCCAAGAGaggcaaacagaaaacagagagacaaagacaAGACACACTGGGTCGGCCTGAAGAAGGCAAAAAcatgccgaaacgtcgcgaacgGCCCAGTGAATGCTAAATGTGCACTAAAACCCTAgatatgggcaattttttgaaccagggcagggacaccaccacccggccccatcgatggcccgtgcacctcaggctaccagcttgctggtggcctgaTTCTTTTCTTAACACCTAACCCCATCatcaacaaaacaataaaaagttgTCACAAAACCAGAGCTACAGCAGAAGCAAGAAGTCTTCCTTCAAAGTGCCtcgcttattttttttttttttttgagacgTGAAATTCCAAGACCCCTAacccccgagaggacgccccgcatgggttttgggtctgataaatgcacgcatacccggagggtcagcgctcatttgcatgtattagctctagaattgccacagttatccaagtaacggatgagcgatcaaaggaaccataactgatttaatgagccattcgcagtttcactgtaccggccgcgtgtacttagacctgcatggcttaatctttgagacaagcatatgctactggcaggatcaaccaggtagcccctcaggcggcggcagcggcgcgcacgcacgcgctcgctcgctcgctcggggctactgagccctgtcgaccagggcgaggctttccggacgcacgtgtggaccggggcgagggttcgagaaaccgtgtttgccggacggggccccgtcgccctcgcggggtgggcaaactctgggtttgcctacccactctgcgacgaggcccgccgtggtatgaccaccgggacagaccgggcgtctcggtctcgctaccgagcgatcgcgtctggcggggggggggaagcgtggggaggacagggcggggtccgagaaccaccacccccttcgaccttcgcgctgtaacccccggccagcgctagaggcgagcctgcgggccggaggagctgaccgcccgaaggcgccggcgaaggtgccgggcccggcggcagccctctgatggcaggccacgtttgccagtcgatcggggtgggagggcACAACCCTAGAAAAAAACTTACCTGTTAAAATaaagcctgtataaaggaaagaaaaaacttaCCTGTTAAAATaaagcctgtataaaggaaagaaacaaaaaggaaaacacttATTCACCTGGGCTCGACTGAAGAAGGCACTTCTATGCCGAAACGTCTCGCGATAGCCCATTAGCTCTCAAACCcaagacatgggtaatttttggaaccgccgggcagggtctccacctcccggcCCCCATTGATGGACAGTGCAGTCAGGCCCTTGGTGGCCTGTTATCACCtaaaccctaaccccctaaccagacccccctcccctccggCGGCCGGACATGCTGAAGTGTATCCCCCTGTGGCGCTGCAACCGCCACGTCGAGTCGGTGGACAAGCGGCATTGCAACTTGCAGACGGTTCCTGATGAAATATTTCGATACAGCCGCAGTTTGGAGGAGCTTCTCCTTGATGCCAATCAACTCAAAGAGCTACCAAAGCCTTTCTTCAGACTACTGAACCTCCGGAAACTTGGCCTGAGCGACAATGAGATCCAGAGACTCCCGCCTGAGGTGGCTAACTTCATGCAACTGGTGGAATTGGACATCTCCAGGAACGATATTTCTGAGATCCCAGAGAGCATTAAGTTTTGCAGGGCCTTGGAGATTGCAGACTTCAGTGGAAACCCCCTCTCCAGATTGCCGGATGGTTTCACTGAACTCCGAGCGCTCGCTCACCTGGCCCTCAATGATGTGTCATTACAGATGTTGCCCAATGACATTGGAAATTTGGCCAACCTGGTGACGTTGGAGCTCAGGGAGAACCTGTTGAAGTCTCTGCCCACGTCGCTCTCTTTCCTGGTGAAACTGGAACAGCTGGACCTGGGCAGCAATGAACTGGAAGTTTTGCCGGATACCCTCGGCGCTCTCCCCAACCTAAGGGAGCTGTGGCTGGACCGTAACCAGTTGTCCTCATTACCACCAGAGCTGGGAAACCTTCGTAGGTTGGTGTGTCTGGATGTGTCGGAGAATCGTCTGGAGGAGCTCCCGTCAGAGCTGAATGGCCtcctggctctcacagacctgctgCTCACACAGAACCTGCTGGAGGTCGTCCCGGACAGCATAGGGTCTCTGAAACAGCTGTCCATCCTGAAGGTGGACCAGAACAGACTGACCCATCTGACTGATTCAATAGGCGAGTGTGAAAACCTCACAGAACTTGTCCTGACGGAGATAAGAAAGATCTAACCcaagacatgggtaatttttggaccTGCTgggcagggtctccacctcccggcCCCCATTGATGGACAGTGCACTCAGGCCCCTGGTGGCCTGCTATCACCATAATCCTAACCCAGGAGGGAAGGACCGCGCATTCCTCCGTCCCCCCCAGGGGGACGGGGCCGTAACCAacgccctaaccctaaccctaatgaTGCGGGTGTCCGCGCTGAAGCTTCTGGGTCTGGGCTGCGCCAAGGTGGAGTACGCTAAAGGCAAGCAGCGGTGCCGACAGGAGGCCGAGTACCTCAGACATGAAACGGTCCTGCGGCTGCAAGACCAGCCCACAGACTCTGACGGCTCTGTGGTGTTGAGACCTGGCAACAAGTACGAGTACACGTTTGGATTCGAGCTCCCTCAGCAAGGGCAACTGGTGTCGTCATACAAGGGGAAGTTCGGCTACGTCCAGTACTGTGTCAAAGCCCTGATGGAGAGGCCGCAGCAGCCCGTGCTAGAGTGCAAGAA
This DNA window, taken from Maylandia zebra isolate NMK-2024a unplaced genomic scaffold, Mzebra_GT3a scaffold33, whole genome shotgun sequence, encodes the following:
- the LOC143416201 gene encoding uncharacterized protein LOC143416201, with translation MLKCIPLWRCNRHVESVDKRHCNLQTVPDEIFRYSRSLEELLLDANQLKELPKPFFRLLNLRKLGLSDNEIQRLPPEVANFMQLVELDISRNDISEIPESIKFCRALEIADFSGNPLSRLPDGFTELRALAHLALNDVSLQMLPNDIGNLANLVTLELRENLLKSLPTSLSFLVKLEQLDLGSNELEVLPDTLGALPNLRELWLDRNQLSSLPPELGNLRRLVCLDVSENRLEELPSELNGLLALTDLLLTQNLLEVVPDSIGSLKQLSILKVDQNRLTHLTDSIGECENLTELVLTEIRKI